The DNA sequence ATTAGTAAATGCATACGAAGTAATTGACCAGCAGAAAGCTGTTGCAAGTGCCGCTATTTCACCTATGTAGTTCAGATATCCTCAGAATAAAAGTTAATGAGTTTACGCTCAATTAATTATTAAAGCCCACCTAATGACGTGGGCTAAACTTAAATAAGATAATTATTGAACGAAAATAATTACAAATTAAAATACATCTTGTACTCAAAGGGATGAGGCATAGTACCGATTGAGAGAACTTCTTCTCTTTTTACTTTAACCCATTGTTCAAGAAGTTCATCGGAAAAGATACTTCCCTGCTTTAAAAATTTATTATCAGCTTCGAGAGCATCCATTGCTTCTTCAAGATTTCGTGGAAGGAATTGTATATCCTTAATTGAATCATCTTCCAAAAAGTTTTTATCGTATGGACCAAATCCTTCTTTTACCGGGTCAATCTTTTTAACAACACCATCAATACCGGCAAGTAAGATTGCAATCATCCCAAAATATGGATTCATTGTTGCATCAGGTGGACGATATTCAAATCTCGTTTCATCAGGATTATTTACATACTTGGGAATTCTCACTGCTGAAGCTCTGTTTCCCTGTCCAAATGTTAATGCAACCGGAGCTTCAAAACCCGGGACTAATCTTTTATATGAGTTTGTGCTCGGATTTGTAAACGCAGAGACAGCAGGTCCGTGTTTCAATAATCCACCGATAAAATATTTTCCCAGATCACTCATATTTCCATAAGCACCTTTTTTATAGAAAATATTTTTTCCATTCTTGGTTAAATAAAGATGAAGATGCAGGCCATTGCCTGCCTGCTGATACATTGGTTTCGGCATCAGAGTGATATGAAGGTCGTTCTTTTCAGCAAAGTTGAAAAGAATGTATTTGGTAGTAACGATGTTATCACCAGAAGTTAGCAGATCAGAGAAGTAAGTTTCAATTTCCTGCTGACCTCTTTCACCAACCTCGTGATGATGATACTTTACTTTTACTCCCTGCTTAATTAAAAGTTTTGTAAGCTGATCTCTGAAATCATCGTACTCATCAAATGGATTTGCTGCGTGATATGCTTTCTTATAAAACTCTTCAACGTGTTCCACTTTATAAAAGGAAGATGATGTGCGAGTGTCATATTCAACATTCGAGAAAATATAAAACTCGAACTCCGGTCCCCACCAGGATTTATCAGCGCCTGTAACTTTCTTTAATAATGACTCAGCTTGTTTTGCCAGATATCTCCCGTCCTGGTTAAAAGGACTTCGTTTTTCATCAGTCAAAACGATGTGTGAAAAAAAACTTAAAGTTGGCGCTTCACGAAATGGATCTATTGAAGCAGTTTCCAGATCAGGCATAAGAATCATATCGCTGTTTTCAACTTTTCTGAAGCCATAACTCGATCCATCAAATCCAACTCCTTCATACATAATTTTATCAAGTATATTCTCATAATACGGAAGCGTTACGTGATGAAGTCTTCCGACCAGATCAATTGCTTTAAGATCGATGAATTCAACTTTATGTTTTTTGATTAACTCATTACACTTTGTGATGTGATTGTTTTTCATAAATATTCCAGTGGGTAAAAGATGTTTTGAAACTTTATATTTATTAAAGATAAAAATGCCCGGAAGTATATTATCTCCCGGGCTGAATGATTACATATTATAATTTAGTGCATCAAGACCGGGATACACTGCTGTTACATCCAGTTCTTCTTCAATTCTTAACAGCTGATTGTATTTTGCAATTCTATCTGTCCTTGATGCAGAACCTGTTTTAATTTGTCCGGCATTAGTTGCGACCGCAATATCAGCAATTGTTGTATCTTCAGTTTCTCCTGAACGATGACTGATTACGCTAGTGTAACCATTTATCTTTGCCAATTCAATTGCATCGAGAGTTTCGGTTAATGTTCCTATCTGGTTTACTTTTATTAATATTGAGTTTGCGACACCGAGTTCAATTCCTTTTGCAAGTCTTTCAGTATTTGTCACAAATAGATCATCACCAACTAACTGAATTTTATCACCAATTTTTTCAGTCAGTAATCTCCATCCATCCCAATCGTCTTCTGCAAGACCATCTTCAATTGAAACGATAGGATATTTACTAGCCCAACCTGCCCAATAGTCAACCATTTTTTCAATTGGAATTTCCTGGTTCGGAGCTGATTTAAATAAATGATAAGCATTTCTTTCTTTGATGAAGAACTCACTTGCAGCAGGATCAAGTGCAATTGCAATTTCTTCACCAATCTTGTAACCAGTTTTCTGAATCGCTTCAAGAATTACTTCGATTGCTTCTTCATTCGATCTTAGATTTGGAGCAAAACCACCCTCATCACCAACTGCAGTGTTGTATCCTTTTTTTGATAAAACTGATTTCAATGCATGAAAAGTTTCCGCACCCATTCTTAACGCTTCAGCAAAACTTGGTGCACCAACAGGCATCACCATAAATTCTTGGAAGTCAACATTATTATCGGCATGCTTTCCACCATTTAAAATGTTCATCATGGGAACGGGAAGAGTTTTTGAATTTGTTCCACCAATGTATCTGTAAAGTGGAAGATCAAGTGCTGCTGCAGAAGCTTTTGCGCAGGCAAGTGAAACTCCAAGAATCGCATTAGCACCAAAATTAGATTTATTCTCAGTTCCATCAAGATCAATTAAAAGTTTGTCAATTGAAATCTGATCGGTTGCATCAAGTTCAATTATTTGATCAGCAATTTTTTCATTAACATTTTCAACTGCTTTTTGAACACCTTTACCATTGTATCGGTTTTTATCTCCGTCTCTAAGTTCAACTGCTTCGTGCTCACCGGTTGAAGCACCGCTTGGAACAGCTGCTCTTCCAATTATTCCGCTTTCAAGCATCACTTCAACTTCTACAGTTGGATTGCCTCTTGAGTCTAATATTTCTCTTGCTACTACATCAACTATTGTTGTCATTTTTTTCTCCGTACGGGTTTCAGATATTATTAAAATTTGTAATATGAAAATTACCTAAAGGTCAAGGAAAATGAAACACAGTAATCATGAATTAGCACCAAATATCTACCTGTGTAATTGTGATTCAGTTAACAGATTTTTTGCCGCCTATCAATTGTAAGTTGATAGGTTATCAGAATAAATTATTTTTACGGCAATCAATTATTATTAGAAAAACAATGCACGAGAAGTACGGATTAAAAGCATATCTTGCATGGCTAACAATTTGTATTGTCTGGGGAACTACCTACCTGGCAATAAGAATTGGAGTCGCAGATTTACCTCCGATGTTATTTGCAGGTTTACGCTGGATTATTGCCGGTTTGCTAATGACAATTCTGTTAAATTTACGTCATTACAAGTTACCTGCATTAAAAGATTTGAAGGATCTTGCCATAGTTGGAATATTACTACTTGGTTTTGCAAATGGATTAGTTGTAGTTGCAGAGCAATGGCTTCCAAGCGGGTTAACTGCGCTGATACTTAGCACACTTCCATTCTGGGTTGTTGGAATAGAGTATTTTCTTCCCCAAAGACCAAAAATTAATTTGTTAATAATTTCAGGATTGCTTCTCGGTACAGCCGGTGTTGTTCTAATTTTTGCAAGAGATTTAAATATAGCATTGGATTTTAATGTTGTGCTAGGAGGATTGTGTTTACTTGGTGCAGTAATATCATGGGCAACAGGAAGTATTTATTGGAAGTATAAAAAAACAGATGTACGTCCGATGATGGGCGCTTCAATACAAATGCTGATTGCAGGAGTGCTTCAAACTGCACTTGGATTAATTCTTGGCGAGCAAAATAATTTTCATCTCACTCAAAATGGAGTATTGGCACTAGGTTACCTGATAGTATTCGGATCAATTCTCGGATATGCATCATACATTTATTCGGTCACAAAACTTCCGCTTTCTCTTGTTTCAACCTACGCATATATTAATCCAATTATCGCAATTTTACTCGGGTGGTATGTTCTCAATGAACCTCTTACTGTTACTGTTTTCATTGCATCCGGATTAATATTAGCAGGTGTCGCAATGGTAAAACGCGGTAATACTCTTGCATTGAAGAAATGATTTAGTAAAAATTTACTGAATACTCTCACTTATGTTTTCCTGATTCACCCCTGCAACTAACTTCATCTGAATACATCTCATCAGCAGATAAAAAAATTTTAATGTTCTATGGATATTCAAAAAATCATTAACAATTTGAGAAAAAAGAAATACTTGCTGGTAAGCAAAGAAGAAGTGAATGAGCTGCTGGCTGTTTCCAAACTTTTAATTGAAGAAAACACTTACATCTCAGATAAAATACGTCTTCTCGAATTTCAATCTGATCTGCTTCTTCAGGAAAAAACCACTAATGACGAATTTTTAATCAGGATAATCAAAACAAAAAAAGAAGGCGAAGAGTTAATAAAAGATAGACTTGAAATTTATAACCGGATGTGGGATGGTTGCGGCTGTAAAGTTGATTATTATGGTTAGAATTATTTATTGATCTGTTACCGCAAATTCTCCAGGTTTTCAGGCTTCAAATTAAATTCATCAGGAGCCATTTGGTAAAATGCACTCAGCTGGTGAATCATTTTTTGCAGCTCTTTGCAGTCCGGTAAGTTTGCTGAGCGCGCAAGAATTTCTCCGGGCATTTTTCTAACGAGTGAATCGTACAAATCTTCTATCTCATCCTGTGCAAGCTGAAGCGACAAACCGATATTATCATACATTTCCTGCTTGATTTTGCTCATCTCTTTGTAAGCATTCAGATGATTGATAATAACATCGTTAAAAATTTTTAATGTGTCACATAAAATTTTTGGCTCAAATCCTTCAGCAAACCTGCGGATTGCAATATCATCAATATACTTAAGCATCAGACTACGATCACTACTTCTTATTGTTGCAAGCAGCAGATGATAAACCGCACTTATGTAACATTGAAAATCATTCAACTGCATTTCTTTGTACTTAGTAAATTCTTCTCTGGGATTTTCATCCAGAATTGTTCCAAATATCTTTGTAAGAAGAACCTCTTTCTGCTCTATCATTTTTTCATAGATCATCAGGTTCGCTCTGTGCGCAATTCTCTTCAATGCGGCTTCATTTTTTAGATGCCATTCATCCGGGTGGCTTTTCATTCTTTCCAGAACAAATAACAATCTTCTTCGCAAATGATACCTTGAAGTAGGCTGCCATCCAAGCTTTTGCTGAGTAATGGTTGAATCAACATTTAATTTTTTATCAATGTATCTAATCATCCAGAATTGCTCAAATGGTTCTTTGGTCGTTAGTTTAAATATTTTCAGAAATCTTCTTAGAACAAGAGCCGGATAGGTTAGCAGCTTCGGCAGATAAAAAGGTTTAATTTGTTCACCGTAATAGTAGTTCGTTGCAATTTGAAATAATTCTTTGTGTGATGTTGAGCCGTTCGGGCTGGCGCTATAAATATCGAATGATGGTAGTTCATCTGTCTTCGATAAAATAATTTGTATCATCTGACAAAGATCACGAATATGAATATATGGGATAGCAGATTCGCCTCTTCCTGCAATAATCCTGCATTCAATTTTCTTTGAGAGCCAGCAGCATAAAAATTTATACAGAGGAGCAAACTCACACCAATCGCTGTAAACAGCAGCAAACCTCATTACAGAGCAAGGAAATTGATTCGAAAATTGTTGTACTAATATTTCGCCTTCTTTTTTGCTCACAGCATACTGATAGTTCGCGTCCGGAGACGTTTTTTCAGTTATCACATTTCCGTTCGCAGGAAATTCACACGCAGCGAGCGAGCTGGCAAAAATGAATCTCTTAGCTTTTAATTTAGCACTAAACTCCAGCATATGTTTAGTGCCATCAATATTAACAAACTGGTAAGCTGGATTATCCTTGTACGTAAAATCATAGAATGCAGCAAGATGAAGCACAAAATCCGCACCTCCATTCTCAATCACGTAATTGGCAGCTTCATCAACTGTATTTTGATTTGAAATATCACACTGCAGCCAGTAAAGATTAGGATGATATGGAATGTTTGCTTCTTTTCTTGAGCGACGTGCGATTGCAAAAATTATATAATCTTCTTTTAAATAATCAATTATATAACTGCCGATAAATCCACTGGCACCTGTTATCACTATTGATGGTAATTTTTTCATAGGTAGCAGTGATCAAAATATGATACTTTTATAAGTCTGTGATACAAGTACAATAACAGCAAGCCAACAATAAAATCTGTTAGGCAGGAAAAAATTATCATCCACTGTGAACTGATTAAAAGATAATAGCATAATAAAAATACTGTTGCAATAAATTTGACGATTATCGAAAAGATGATAAGCTGTTTATTCTTGATCAAATCACTTGCTGCCATAGCATAACAAACTGCCATTGCAATGTGGAATACACCGCCCTGAGTTGAAAAAAATCTGTCGAAAGTTGGTTCGAATCCTAAAAATTCGAAAGCTGAAGATGGCAAAAAAATTAAGCCTATTCCTACAAGTAAAGAATGAAGAGAAACGAGCCATAAAAAAACTGAAAGCAATTTTTCTGCTTTAAAATCCATACGAAACCCCATTTAAATACACTCCAAATAAGTCAATAAACAAAATGAATTTCAAGCAAAATATTTTTTTTCGATTTATAACTAATAACTTTTAAGATTACCGAATAATTGAAGTATCAAAATATTGCGGAAGGTTGAGTAAGAAATGAACCAGATTTTTGAACTGCAAATGCGCTTTCGGATGTTTGTCTAAATGATATTAATATTGCATCAATTATCCCAGAAATCCATTTTAGCTTCAAGACTATCGGGAAAATTATTTTGAATTTCTTTTAGTGTTTCTTTAAGTGGTGATTTATCTTTTGTTTTGATATACCTGGCGAGTTCTCTTTGAATCAATAATTTAGGAAATGAACTATTGTTCTTAAAATCATCAATATCCTGATCGATAATTCTAATTATATCATCATATCTTCCACGGGGCATAATTGTTTCGGTTAATCCTAATCTTAAAATTATTCTGAATTCCTCAGGCGGAAGATATCCGTTGAAGTGATAAAACGAATTACCGTTATGATCTACAAAATAAATTGAAGGCGTCCAGTATGCACCAAAACTTCTTCTTACTTCTCTGTCTTTTATGATATCGAGCTTAAGCGGCACGAACCATTCATTAATATCTTTCTCAACCTTAGGATCAGGATAGGTTATTGAATAAAGTTTTCTACAACCGCCGCAATTTTCCATTTCGAATTGAAGCAGAATTACTTTGCGGGATTTAGCCGCTTCTTCTTTTGCCTGCTCAAAGTTATTAAGCCATTCCATTTTATTTCACCATAAAATTTACTTTCATAATTTTTATCTGTTGTAAAGACTCCTTCTGCAAGTGCATTTAATGCTTCACTCGTTGCTGCTTCTTTCTTAATTATATTTCTACTATTAAATTATTTTTTATTCTGCAGTAATTCAATAATCAACCTCTCAAGTTCAATCTCATCACCTTTCATATAACCAAGATGTGTATAAATTATTTTACCTTCTCTGTCAATCAAAACACTATAAGGGATATCAAAAGCGTAATAGACACGAGCTGTTTCATTATCAGTATCATACAAAACAGGGAACTTATACTTTTTAGATTTAGCGTAAGGTTTAACTTTTGCAACGGTCTTTTCATCATCGGTTGCAATTGCTAATAGCATTAAGTCATCATCACTATATTTTTCGAAAAGGAAGGAGAATGACTCTAACTGAGTAACCGCAGATCTGCAGCACGAGGACCAAAAACAAATCAAAATAGGGCCAGTTCCAATTAAGGATTTTAGCTCGATAATTTCACTATCAAGATTTTCAAGTTTGAAGTTAGGTGCGTTTCTTCCGATACCTGAAAGGTTATGGTTTTGTGCTGATGATATAGTGTTGAGCAAACTAACTACCAGAATTATCTGTAAATATTTCATTTTTATTGTACGGTATATATCAAATAAATTCCGCCAAGAATTACTAATACACCGCAAATTCTTTTTATCCACAAAATTGTTTTTGAGCCTTCTGACCAATTGAGATATTTCTGAACTTTTCCGGTTAAAGTGCCCGCACCAACAATAACCGAACAATGGCCTATCCCGAATGCCAGAAGAAAGGTGACAGCAAGTAAATAATTGGTTTGTGCTGTTTGAAACACGATACCAAGCACGGGAGCCATATATGCAAAAGTGCAAGGTCCCAATGCTAGGCCGAAAAGCAATCCAAGTATTAACGCAGCTAATACCCCTTTTGTTTTCGTCCTTCTTAATCCTGCATTGTTCCAATCAAATTTTATTATGTCTAGAAGATAAAGCCCAACTAAAAAGAAAATACCGGCGACAAGATAATTCCCAACGCCGCCAATATCTCCCATTAATCTTCCCAGCGACGCTGTAATAATTCCAATCAAGCCAATTGTAATTAATATCCCGACAGAAAATATTAAGGAGATGTTAAAAGTTCTACCTACTGATATTTTTCCTTGCGAACTTATAAAACCAACAACCAGCGGAATACTTGAAAGATGACAGGGAGAAAGAAGAATTGATAACACTCCCCATGCAAAAGAAGCAAGTACAGCAAGCCAGACTGAGCCCATCATTGCTTCATAAAGAGCTGTGAATAATCCTTCAAACATTATCAACCTTTTTTATTATTTGGTTTCAATCCTTTCCCTTGCAAAATCTTATCTATCTCTGCTTCCGGATAAAAACCTTCGTGACGGTGAAACTCTTTTCCATTCTCATCAAGGAAAACCTGAGTGGGAATTAATTTAATTCCATACTGCTGTGCGTATTTTTTCTGCTCAGCTTTCCAGACATCATAAAAAATAACTTTAATCTGTTCGTCGTATTTTTCTTCAATTGCTTTCATCACCGGCTGCATCTGCTTGCACGGAATACAGTTAACTGAACCGAGTTCGACGAACGTAACTTTTGGCTTTATATCTTTAGTTTGAGCAAAGCTCAACAAGGGTAATAATGCAAGAACAATTACCAGAAAAGTTTTTTTCATTTTAATTTCCTTTCAACCACAAAAGTAATTGATCATCTTTAGGTATGATACCTGTGCTTACTACTTTTTCATTTATAACCAAACCGGGCGTCATCATAATTCCATAATTCATCATTTCGTTTATATCCGTAACTTTCTCTACGGATGCATCAATGTTATTTACAGCAACCAGATCTCTTACTTTTGCTTCAAGCGTTTGACATTTCTTACAACCTGTTCCAAGAACTTTAATAGAAATCATTTTTTACTCCAAATTAATTTTTTACTTTTTTAAGATAATCTGTTAAGATTGATAACATTTTTTCTTCATACTCAATTATCTGAAGCACTTTATTGTTGCCGTCCATTATTACAACAGAAGGTGCAAACAGAGTTTCATATTCAATCTGCAATTCATTATACCAGTACGAATCAACTATCCAGTAATCATATTTGTCATCATTATCAGAAATAAATTTCAGCAGATCGACGGTTTGATTTCTGCTCATCTTAAGTGTGCAATAGCAGGACATTGAAGTGCTGAAGAGAAGCAATTTTGTTTTAGGCGATGAAAAGAATTTTTGCTTTGAAAATTCGTAGAAGATATTTTGAAAGTGAAGATACCAGTCATTGAAAAGTACAAAAGCAGAATCAACTGAAATGTTTTTTGATTCAAGTTCAAATTCATTTAAATGATTTTTCAGACTGTCAATTTTTTCCTGACTGGCATCAGGAGATGATTCTGATAATTTAAAACTAATACCGGAAGAAAGAAGCTTTTTAAGTTCAACAAAATCTGATGTAATTAATGAATCACCATCAGAAAGTGATATTAAAATTCTTTCAGCTTCTTTATTAACTGATTCAAAATACTGAGCATTACATATGCCGTTAATGAATAACAACAGCATAACAGGAAATGTTATTTTTATTAACATAATCTCCCTTTTGAGACAAATTATAATTTGAGCCTATTTATGGACAAATATCAGGAGCTTTAATAGTTCCCGCTTCAACTTTTACAAAATATTTTTTCTGAAAAAATAATGCAACATTAACAAGAGCAATTAGTGCAGGCACTTCAACTAATGGTCCTATTACAGCAGCAAATGCTTCTCCTGAATTTATTCCGAATACAGCAATCGCAACTGCAATCGCCAGCTCAAAGTTATTACTTGCGGCAGTAAATGATAACGTTGCTGTCTTGCTGTAATCAGCACCTACTTTTCTTCCCATATAAAATGAGACTAAAAACATAATCACAAAGTAAAGGAGAAGCGGGATTGCTATCCTAACAACATCCAGCGGAAGCTGAACGATGTATTCTCCTTTTAATGAGAACATAACAAGTATCGTAAACAGAAGTGCAATTAAAGTAATCGGACTGATCTTCGGGATGAATTTCTTTTCATACCACTCTTTGCTTTTTAATCTTAGTAAAGTAAACCGGGTTATCATTCCGGCAATGAATGGAATACCGAGATAGATGAAAACACTTTCGGCAATTTGCCCGATCGTTATATCTACAGCGAAAGTCTGTAATCCCAGGCATGAAGGAAGAACAGTTAGGAATACATATGCATAAATTGAAAAGAACAGTACCTGAAAAATCGAATTGAATGCAACGAGTCCTGCTGCATACTCAGTGTCTCCTTTAGCAAGTTCATTCCATACAATAACCATCGCAATGCAGCGTGCAAGTCCAATCATTATCAGACCAGCCATATATTCAGGATAATCCTGAAGAAAGATTATTGCAAGAACGAACATCAGTATGGGCCCAACAATCCAGTTTTGAATTAACGATAATCCAAGAACTTTCAAATTTCTGAAAACATCAGGAAGCTCCTCATATTTAACTTTTGCAAGAGGAGGATACATCATTAATATCAAACCGATTGCGATTGGAATATTGGTTGTGCCTACCTGAAACTGATTCCAGAAATTAACTACTATCGGAAATAGATATCCTGAAAAAACTCCGACAAGCATTGCGGCGAAAATCCACAATGTTAAATAGCGATCCAGGAATGAAAGTTTTTTTGTGAGAGTGCTCATAATTATTCATAAGGTAATGGAACACAGATTTTACTGATGAGACTGACTTGCACGGATTTATATCTATATGAATCCGTTCAATCCGTCTGATCCGTGCTCTTTTGTGTTTTTAATTCTTTAAGAAAAAAGTCATAAAAATCTCTTTTGATTTCGTCTCTAACTCTGCGATAGACAAACATTACTTCTTCCTCAGATCCAACTGCATCCGCAGGATCGTCAAAGCCAATGTGTAATCTATGCATAACATTTCCCATAAAAACCGGACAGGTTTCTTTAGCATTATCACAGACAGTTATTACGTAATCAAAAGATTGTGATAAATATTTTTCGACATCCTCTGCAACACCTTTACTTATATCAATCCCAATTTCCTTCATTGCTTTAACAGCAAACGGATTGACTTTTTCTGCTGGCTTTGTTCCCGCAGAATAAACCTCAAGATTTTCATCAAACGATTTCAGAAATCCTTCGGCCATTTGGCTGCGGCAAGAGTTTCCGGTACAGAGTATTAATATTTTTTTCTTCAACTATTACCTTTCATAAAAATTAATAGAACACAGATTACTCAGATTTAAACTGATCTACGCTGATCTGCAAAACCTGCGTCATCAGCGTGCTATCCCTCAAAACAAAGAACCATAAATCAACCCGCTTATTGTTGCCATTACAATTACAAGAGAGACATACACAATCGTTTTTTGTGTGCCGATGACACTTCTTATCACAAGCATATTTGGAAGAGATAAAGCAGGACCCGCAAGAAGCAAAGCCAGTGCAGGACCTTTTCCCATTCCGCTGTTTATTAATCCCTGAACAATCGGTATTTCAGTCAAAGTTGCGAAATACATAAATGCACCGGTTACTGAAGCAAATAGATTTGAGAAAACAGAATTTCCACCGACTAGTGTTGCAATCCATTCGTTCGGAATGATTCCATTACCGCCGGTTGGTGATCCAAGTAAAAACCCTGCAGCCAGTACTCCAACAGCAAGCAAAGGCATAATTTGTTTTGTAAAGCCCCAAGTTTCCTTCATCCATTCATTTGTTTCACCTTCTGAAAGAGACAAGATAATACTAAGTGAAATTACTGCAACCGTGAAAGGCACAAGTGGTTCTGGATAGATTATATAAGAAATTAAAGTTATTGCAACAGCTGATAGAACGTAGATTACTTTCAGCTTTAAAATAAATATCAGGGAAAAAACTAAACCTGCAGCAAAGATTGATGTAATAATCCATTTACTTGCAAACATAAAATACCAGAAGCCTTCCTGTTCACCCGGCTTTCCCCAATTTGCAAAGACAAGTATCGCAACCAGAATAAAAAAATGAAGCGAAGTTTGCCACAAAGGTCTGACTTCTTCAACAGCAGGCATAGATAGTTGTGTATCGGATTTTACTTTTTCTTCTTTTCTATAAATGAATGCCATTATAAGTCCAATTACAACACTGAATAAAACTGCACCAATAATTCTTGCAATTCCAAGTTCAACTCCAAGAATTCTGGCTGTAAGTATAATTGCGAGAATATTTATTGCAGGACCAGAATAAAGAAAAGCAATTGCAGGACCCAAACCAGCACCACGTTTATGTATTCCTGAAAACAAAGGAAGCACCGTGCAGGAACAAACAGCCAGTATCGTTCCTGATACTGAAGCGACAGAATATGCAATCCACTTTTTTGCATTTGCACCAAAATATTTTATAACAGATGCCTGGCTTACAAAAACTGAAATTACACCAGCAATAAAGAATGCCGGAACAAGACAAAGCAGAACGTGTTCTTGAGCATACCATTTTGCAAGCGACAATGCAGAATTAACAGACTCTTTAAAGATTGATGAATTAACAGGAAGAAAATAAGCGAGAAGGAACACACTAATTATCAGAATGAGTTTTTTATATTCTCCGCCCCATAAAGAAGCAAAATTTTCCCATTTCGATGTTTCGCTAACTGTCGAACTGTTCGTAAAAAATTTTTTAACGACTGCAGACTTCATAACGATTTACTTTGTGAACTTTCTGCTTATCGCTGATGATAAGCTGATCATCTGCGATCCAGAAATCGAGTGTAGTGATAATAGAAGA is a window from the bacterium genome containing:
- the glnA gene encoding type I glutamate--ammonia ligase, with protein sequence MKNNHITKCNELIKKHKVEFIDLKAIDLVGRLHHVTLPYYENILDKIMYEGVGFDGSSYGFRKVENSDMILMPDLETASIDPFREAPTLSFFSHIVLTDEKRSPFNQDGRYLAKQAESLLKKVTGADKSWWGPEFEFYIFSNVEYDTRTSSSFYKVEHVEEFYKKAYHAANPFDEYDDFRDQLTKLLIKQGVKVKYHHHEVGERGQQEIETYFSDLLTSGDNIVTTKYILFNFAEKNDLHITLMPKPMYQQAGNGLHLHLYLTKNGKNIFYKKGAYGNMSDLGKYFIGGLLKHGPAVSAFTNPSTNSYKRLVPGFEAPVALTFGQGNRASAVRIPKYVNNPDETRFEYRPPDATMNPYFGMIAILLAGIDGVVKKIDPVKEGFGPYDKNFLEDDSIKDIQFLPRNLEEAMDALEADNKFLKQGSIFSDELLEQWVKVKREEVLSIGTMPHPFEYKMYFNL
- the eno gene encoding phosphopyruvate hydratase codes for the protein MTTIVDVVAREILDSRGNPTVEVEVMLESGIIGRAAVPSGASTGEHEAVELRDGDKNRYNGKGVQKAVENVNEKIADQIIELDATDQISIDKLLIDLDGTENKSNFGANAILGVSLACAKASAAALDLPLYRYIGGTNSKTLPVPMMNILNGGKHADNNVDFQEFMVMPVGAPSFAEALRMGAETFHALKSVLSKKGYNTAVGDEGGFAPNLRSNEEAIEVILEAIQKTGYKIGEEIAIALDPAASEFFIKERNAYHLFKSAPNQEIPIEKMVDYWAGWASKYPIVSIEDGLAEDDWDGWRLLTEKIGDKIQLVGDDLFVTNTERLAKGIELGVANSILIKVNQIGTLTETLDAIELAKINGYTSVISHRSGETEDTTIADIAVATNAGQIKTGSASRTDRIAKYNQLLRIEEELDVTAVYPGLDALNYNM
- a CDS encoding EamA family transporter, producing MHEKYGLKAYLAWLTICIVWGTTYLAIRIGVADLPPMLFAGLRWIIAGLLMTILLNLRHYKLPALKDLKDLAIVGILLLGFANGLVVVAEQWLPSGLTALILSTLPFWVVGIEYFLPQRPKINLLIISGLLLGTAGVVLIFARDLNIALDFNVVLGGLCLLGAVISWATGSIYWKYKKTDVRPMMGASIQMLIAGVLQTALGLILGEQNNFHLTQNGVLALGYLIVFGSILGYASYIYSVTKLPLSLVSTYAYINPIIAILLGWYVLNEPLTVTVFIASGLILAGVAMVKRGNTLALKK
- a CDS encoding NAD(P)-dependent oxidoreductase, producing the protein MKKLPSIVITGASGFIGSYIIDYLKEDYIIFAIARRSRKEANIPYHPNLYWLQCDISNQNTVDEAANYVIENGGADFVLHLAAFYDFTYKDNPAYQFVNIDGTKHMLEFSAKLKAKRFIFASSLAACEFPANGNVITEKTSPDANYQYAVSKKEGEILVQQFSNQFPCSVMRFAAVYSDWCEFAPLYKFLCCWLSKKIECRIIAGRGESAIPYIHIRDLCQMIQIILSKTDELPSFDIYSASPNGSTSHKELFQIATNYYYGEQIKPFYLPKLLTYPALVLRRFLKIFKLTTKEPFEQFWMIRYIDKKLNVDSTITQQKLGWQPTSRYHLRRRLLFVLERMKSHPDEWHLKNEAALKRIAHRANLMIYEKMIEQKEVLLTKIFGTILDENPREEFTKYKEMQLNDFQCYISAVYHLLLATIRSSDRSLMLKYIDDIAIRRFAEGFEPKILCDTLKIFNDVIINHLNAYKEMSKIKQEMYDNIGLSLQLAQDEIEDLYDSLVRKMPGEILARSANLPDCKELQKMIHQLSAFYQMAPDEFNLKPENLENLR
- a CDS encoding thioredoxin family protein, which encodes MEWLNNFEQAKEEAAKSRKVILLQFEMENCGGCRKLYSITYPDPKVEKDINEWFVPLKLDIIKDREVRRSFGAYWTPSIYFVDHNGNSFYHFNGYLPPEEFRIILRLGLTETIMPRGRYDDIIRIIDQDIDDFKNNSSFPKLLIQRELARYIKTKDKSPLKETLKEIQNNFPDSLEAKMDFWDN
- a CDS encoding TlpA family protein disulfide reductase, translating into MKYLQIILVVSLLNTISSAQNHNLSGIGRNAPNFKLENLDSEIIELKSLIGTGPILICFWSSCCRSAVTQLESFSFLFEKYSDDDLMLLAIATDDEKTVAKVKPYAKSKKYKFPVLYDTDNETARVYYAFDIPYSVLIDREGKIIYTHLGYMKGDEIELERLIIELLQNKK
- a CDS encoding cytochrome C biogenesis protein; this encodes MFEGLFTALYEAMMGSVWLAVLASFAWGVLSILLSPCHLSSIPLVVGFISSQGKISVGRTFNISLIFSVGILITIGLIGIITASLGRLMGDIGGVGNYLVAGIFFLVGLYLLDIIKFDWNNAGLRRTKTKGVLAALILGLLFGLALGPCTFAYMAPVLGIVFQTAQTNYLLAVTFLLAFGIGHCSVIVGAGTLTGKVQKYLNWSEGSKTILWIKRICGVLVILGGIYLIYTVQ
- a CDS encoding thioredoxin family protein; the protein is MKKTFLVIVLALLPLLSFAQTKDIKPKVTFVELGSVNCIPCKQMQPVMKAIEEKYDEQIKVIFYDVWKAEQKKYAQQYGIKLIPTQVFLDENGKEFHRHEGFYPEAEIDKILQGKGLKPNNKKG